From the Oryza glaberrima chromosome 5, OglaRS2, whole genome shotgun sequence genome, one window contains:
- the LOC127774361 gene encoding uncharacterized protein LOC127774361, producing the protein MAGGCKAAIGCVDARVPVRASYVSLYKWPESDAEFVRSVAMARRHGGEAAAAAPPPESPAVPHHYYYNGSGSARRGGGEGWYYCSPRVVDSYSCRQIYLRSYTFSKKKETVPERTMACLGRVRDRGAAVFPLFIPHRAAGGGSGGSDAGSVNSASSITRETASTAGDRKRIRRRRRRRSSKGCAVARRLQEASCGAVRALFHRLLACTTSVEVADAGEPTSSR; encoded by the coding sequence ATGGCGGGCGGGTGCAAGGCGGCGATCGGGTGCGTGGACGCGCGTGTGCCGGTGAGGGCGAGCTACGTGAGCCTGTACAAGTGGCCGGAGTCGGACGCGGAGTTCGTCAGGTCGGTGGCCATGgcgcggcgccacggcggcgaggcggcggcggcggcgccgccgccggagagccCCGCCGTGCCGCACCACTACTACTacaacggcagcggcagcgcgcggcgcggcggcggcgaggggtggtACTACTGCAGCCCGAGGGTGGTGGACAGCTACTCGTGCCGGCAGATCTACCTCCGCAGCTACACCTTCTCCAAGAAGAAGGAGACGGTGCCGGAGCGCACCATGGCGTGCCTCGGCCGCGTCAGGgaccgcggcgccgccgtcttcccctTGTTCAtcccgcaccgcgccgccggcggcggcagcggcggctccgaTGCCGGCTCTGTCAACAGCGCGAGCAGCATCACCAGGGAgacggcctccaccgccggagACAGGAAGAggatcaggcggcggcggcggcggcggagcagcaaGGGGTGCGCCGTGGCGCGGAGGCTGCAGGAGGCGTCGTGCGGCGCCGTGCGCGCGCTcttccaccgcctcctcgcctgcACCACCAGCGTCGaggtcgccgacgccggcgagccgACGTCATCACGCTGA